CGCCTCGTGGTGCGCCCGCCAGTCCCAACGATCTTCCGGGATGTCCGTCACCGCATCGTGGCCCGCCCAGAGGTTGTGCCAGAAATGGCCCAAGGCGCGCTGATTTTCGCGGCCTGGCTCCCCATCCTCCAGCGCCAGCAAGCCACTCGCGCCCGGCCCGGGAAA
The window above is part of the Verrucomicrobiota bacterium JB022 genome. Proteins encoded here:
- a CDS encoding beta-ketoacyl synthase N-terminal-like domain-containing protein — translated: MTAAEKREKLIRLIESLRAPAGSAPSGAVAIIGLAGRFPGPGASGLLALEDGEPGRENQRALGHFWHNLWAGHDAVTDIPEDRWDWRAHHEA